The DNA region ACATGGTCGACCAGTCGGTTGGACGCGCGCTCGACCTGTTCGGTCTCGACTGGACCCCCACAAGGCGCTGGGGCGAGGACCTGGAACAGGGCCGCCGTCCGGCGGCGAAGCGGCCGCGCGGGGACGCATGACTCCCGCCCCGTCGCGCTTCTGGGATTTCTCGGTGGCGGTCTATGGCCGACCCGGCGTGAAGCCGGCCTGCCTCGCGCTGCAGGCGGACGGGCTCGACGTGAACGTCGCCCTGTGGGTCGCCTGGACGAGCGCGCAGGGCCGCGATCCGCGCCCCGCGCTCGGCGAGGCGGTGCGCCGCTCCGCGCTGTGGGGGGCACAGGTCGTGACGCCGCTGAGGGCCGCGCGCGATGCGCTCAGGCCCGCCCCCGGCTTCGTCGATCCGGCCGCCGCGGGCCGGCTGCGCGAGACGATCCTTAAAGCCGAGCTGGAGGCTGAGCGCCTGGAGCAGGACGCGCTCGAGCCGCTCGCCGGGCTCTGTCCGGCAAGCGGGACGGCGCCGCGAACCCTGTGCGAACAGGGTCTTGGGGACTATGCCGCACGGCTCGGCGTGCGCCCCGAGGTGGGCAGGTTCGTTGAAAGCGTTTTCTCGGCGCCGAAAAAAGGGTAAGATGTTTGGTATCGACACGAGGGCCCCGGCCTGACCGGCCGGCCTTCGCGCTTCATCGGACAACACGCCTTCGCGCTCCGGCCCGCCCCGGCGCGACAGAGAGGATTTGACGGCCTGATGGACGGATATCTGAACGATGCCGGGCTGCGCCAGCGTCTCGAGGAGCTGCGTGCCCAGCACCGCGCACTCGACGACCAGGTGCGCGCGGCCCACGAGTGCGGGATGACCGATCAGCTCAAGCTGATGCGCCTGAAACGCCGCAAGCTGCAGCTGAAGGACGAGATCACCTTCCTGGAAGACCAGCTGAACCCGGACATCATCGCCTAGACGCGACGGGACCCGGCATCGCCGGCTGAACGGGGCGAGCGGCTCAGGCCGCGCCGGCGGCCTTGCGTGCGTACATCGCCGCGTCGGCCTCGGCCATGGCGGTCTCCACGCTGATGCCGCGCGAGAGCGGGTGCACGCCCCAGGCCGCCCCGAGGCGCAGCTCGAGGCCCTCGTGCACGATCGGGGTCGAGGCGATGGCGTCGGCGAGTTCGCCCGCCTTGATCTCGGCATGACCGGCCGGGGTCAGGGTCAGCACCACGCCGAACTCGTCCCCGCCGAGTCGTCCGACCGCATCGGTCTCGCGCACATGGGCGACGAGCAGATCGGCGACCGCCTTCAGCGCGGCA from Marinicauda algicola includes:
- a CDS encoding TIGR02444 family protein, translated to MTPAPSRFWDFSVAVYGRPGVKPACLALQADGLDVNVALWVAWTSAQGRDPRPALGEAVRRSALWGAQVVTPLRAARDALRPAPGFVDPAAAGRLRETILKAELEAERLEQDALEPLAGLCPASGTAPRTLCEQGLGDYAARLGVRPEVGRFVESVFSAPKKG
- a CDS encoding YdcH family protein; amino-acid sequence: MDGYLNDAGLRQRLEELRAQHRALDDQVRAAHECGMTDQLKLMRLKRRKLQLKDEITFLEDQLNPDIIA